From the Leishmania donovani BPK282A1 complete genome, chromosome 30 genome, one window contains:
- a CDS encoding chaperonin HSP60/CNP60, putative, with the protein MFSLSRRLASGKSIEFGGEARQLILSGIERIATAVGVTLGPKGRNVIIRQPDGEPKITKDGVTVARSIEFHDQFEDVGAKLIRQVAGKTNDVAGDGTTTATILAWSIFAEGYKSVATGANPMDLKRGIDAAVEIILDDLAEQTRPVKDFAMLENVATISANGERPLGTLIAQAVQAVGMKGFISVLDGNTATTEWSRYDGWSTEHGFLSSALMTDSANLRSRLDNPLVFVTAQPLEAVQDVVRLLEAARAQQRPLVLIGPSFAKPVLQTIILNHECGVVQCGVVCVPELKEEELHDVAFSCQCSVEKVSSVGYVEDVRCLLGSAKHMEQTMDNTVVCGTGDTSARVRLLQSRLERLMTEESREAMRERISKLNHTHAVIRVGGRSAIEVSESKDRVVDALNAARNALSEGIVAGGGAALLHASKKLDELLLNDEEMEQDRRTGIQIVRNAIRLPLKKISENAGEEGAVAVENVAEYQETSMGYDAQHSTYVDMFEAGIVDPVHVVRSCVVDAASVAGLMITTEASVCDYRPTPDKRRK; encoded by the coding sequence ATGTTTTCCTTATCGCGCCGCTTGGCGAGCGGCAAGTCCATCGAGTTTGGCGgagaggcgcggcagctgaTACTATCTGGTATCGAGCGCAtcgccactgccgtcggAGTAACGCTCGGCCCCAAGGGCCGGAACGTGATAATCCGGCAACCGGACGGGGAGCCAAAGATCACCAAGGACGGCGTCACAGTAGCCCGTTCGATCGAGTTCCACGACCAGTTCGAGGACGTCGGGGCGAAGCTGATCCGACAGGTGGCCGGCAAAACCAACGACGTGGCGGGTGATGGCACAACGACGGCGACCATTCTCGCCTGGAGCATCTTCGCCGAGGGCTACAAGAGTGTCGCAACCGGGGCAAACCCGATGGACCTCAAGCGCGGCATCGATGCGGCCGTTGAAATCATCCTCGATGACCTGGCAGAGCAGACCCGTCCAGTCAAGGACTTCGCCATGCTTGAGAACGTGGCCACCATTAGCGCGAACGGCGAGCGACCCCTCGGCACTCTCAttgcgcaggcggtgcaggcggtCGGTATGAAGGGCTTTATCTCTGTACTGGATGGAAACACGGCCACGACGGAGTGGTCGAGATACGATGGCTGGAGCACCGAGCACGGCTTCCTTTCCAGCGCCCTCATGACCGACAGCGCCAACCTGCGCAGCAGGCTGGACAATCCGCTAGTCTTTGTaactgcgcagccgctggagGCGGTCCAGGAtgtggtgcggctgctggaggcggcgcgggcgcagcagcgaccgctGGTGCTGATTGGCCCCTCTTTTGCCAAGCCGGTGCTGCAGACGATCATCCTGAATCATGAGTGCGGCGTCGTTCAGtgtggtgtggtgtgtgtcCCAGAGTtgaaggaggaagagctgcacGACGTTGCCTTCTCCTGCCAGTGCAGCGTGGAAAAGGTCAGCTCCGTCGGCTACGTGGAGGACGTGAGATGCCTGCTCGGGTCCGCAAAGCACATGGAGCAGACCATGGACAACACTGTCGTGTGCGGCACTGGCGACACGTCAGCCCGAGtccggctgctgcagagccgaCTGGAGCGTCTCATGACCGAGGAGAGCCGCGAGGCCATGCGGGAGCGCATCTCGAAGCTAAATCACACCCACGCTGTCATCCGTGTCGGTGGTCGCTCCGCGATCGAGGTGAGCGAGTCGAAGGATCGAGTGGTGGACGCGCTGAATGCGGCCCGGAACGCGCTCAGCGAAGGTATCgtggctggcggcggcgcggctctCCTACACGCCTCGAAGAAGCTCGACGAGCTCTTGCTTAATGACGAGGAGATGGAGCAGGACCGCCGCACTGGCATTCAGATTGTGCGCAACGCCATTCGCCTTCCTCTGAAGAAGATCAGTGAAAACGCTGGTGAGGAGGGCGCCGTGGCAGTAGAGAACGTGGCTGAGTATCAAGAGACGTCCATGGGATATGATGCACAACATAGCACGTACGTGGACATGTTTGAAGCCGGCATTGTCGACCCTGTCCACGTGGTGCGGTCGtgcgtcgtcgacgccgcctcggTTGCTGGACTGATGATTACGACGGAGGCGAGCGTGTGCGACTACCGCCCGACGCCCGACAAGCGCCGCAAGTGA
- a CDS encoding GTPase activator-like protein, translating into MGFYPTSTKRWAAIEAERLQEYNGVLEACGLGPEPSKLEPSDVSRFIDVDVPRTMPSLNFFLADESRLEISRDDSTAEVAHFTPSQHALRRILISTAMANKSLGYVQGMNEYVAHLLYAFAEGKASNVTASVEADTFFCFQTLLSYLGDDFCRSFDFDPACGLTSTMRLFDNVLRFFDPSLFQHLEYLGINAEHYALRWIMLLFTQEFNIADGLRVWDFLFSFGDEIRNAAFFVAAAMCHHLRSSILSGEAMSDVLPLLQEYPAEDVNLFLRIALKWIVKFDFDLLQELKPLSPEGVQALRRSRGLEGGMNFVQVMQSWVPSMF; encoded by the coding sequence ATGGGGTTCTATCCGACATCCACAAAGCGCTGGGCTGCCATTGAAGCCGAACGACTCCAGGAGTACAATGGTGTTTTAGAGGCCTGCGGTCTTGGACCCGAGCCATCGAAGTTGGAACCGAGCGATGTCTCGCGCTTCATCGACGTTGACGTGCCTCGCACCATGCCATCCTTGAATTTTTTTCTTGCAGATGAGAGCCGACTGGAAATCAGCCGAGATGACAGTACGGCAGAGGTTGCACATTTCACTCCCTCGCAGCATGCATTGCGCAGAATACTGATAAGCACAGCAATGGCAAACAAATCACTCGGATATGTTCAAGGAATGAACGAGTACGTCGCTCACCTCCTTTACGCCTTCGCCGAAGGTAAGGCATCGAATGTTACTGCCTCCGTCGAGGCGGATACCTTCTTTTGTTTCCAAACGCTTCTCTCGTACCTTGGTGACGACTTCTGCCGCTCATTCGACTTTGACCCAGCTTGCGGGCTCACCAGCACGATGAGGCTGTTTGACAATGTCTTGCGCTTTTTTGATCCCTCGTTGTTTCAACACCTCGAGTATCTGGGCATTAATGCGGAGCACTATGCACTTCGTTGGATCATGCTCTTGTTTACGCAGGAGTTCAACATAGCAGACggcctgcgcgtgtgggaCTTTCTTTTTTCATTCGGCGACGAGATCAGAAAcgccgccttcttcgttGCGGCGGCAATGTGCCACCACCTGCGCAGCTCCATTTTGTCCGGAGAAGCGATGAGTGATGTTTTGCCGCTTCTTCAGGAGTATCCGGCCGAGGACGTGAACCTCTTTCTTCGCATAGCGTTGAAGTGGATTGTGAAGTTCGATTTCGACCTACTACAAGAACTGAAACCATTGTCTCCGGAgggtgtgcaggcgctgcgacgcagccgcgggCTAGAAGGAGGGATGAATTTTGTGCAAGTGATGCAGAGTTGGGTGCCGTCTATGTTTTAG